The Flavobacterium piscisymbiosum genome includes a region encoding these proteins:
- the adhE gene encoding bifunctional acetaldehyde-CoA/alcohol dehydrogenase yields MNEKTLSPNGTENKTAEKQSAGLVKDPVKETPKVDAIAHVEELAKKGAIALEQFLELNQEQVDYIVAKASVAAIDKHGELALHAVEETGRGIFEDKATKNMFAAENVTNSLKNLKTVGIIGEDQLSGIVEIAEPVGVICGVTPTTNPTSTTVFKALIALKTRNPIIFGFHPSAQQCSKAAAIVVRDAAVAAGAPENCIQWIEYPSVEATNSLMNHPTIATILATGGNAMVRAAYSCGKPALGVGAGNVPAYIEKTANIKQAVYDIVLSKSFDWGMICASEQAAIIDKEIYEETKAAFKHHHVYFANEKEKAKLEELMFGVTAKGINCGGAKLNSSVVGKSPQWIAEQAGFSVPENVVIIAVEVTEVGVNEPLTREKLSPVLAILKSNSTEEGIKLSEQMVEFDGLGHSAAIHTKDEKIAKDFGVAVKAIRVIWNSPSTFGGIGDVYNSFIPSLTLGCGSYGKNSVSGNVGAINLINIKRIGRRNNNMQWFKVPSKIYFEPNSIQYLKSMQSLDKVMIVTDLIMLKLGFVQKIIDVLNRRANKVDVRIFSNVEPDPSIETARAGAETMCEFQPDTIIALGGGSVMDAAKVMWLLYEQPQVSFDDVKQKFLDIRKRAVKIPTLGKKAKMICIPTTSGTGSEVTPFAVISDHSVNKKYPLADYAFTPTVAIIDSELTKTVPPSVTADTGMDVLTHATEAYVSIVANDYTDGLALQAIKMVFQYLERTYLDGKNDDEARDKMHNASTIAGMAFANAMLGISHSMAHKIGGMFHTPHGRTNAILLPYVIKYNGEVPGKLSVWPKYSTYKADQKYFEICQMLGLPAKGPKDGPQVYAQACYELGKKVGIKMSFKEQGLDEKEWLAKLNTLAMNAFEDQCTPANPRLPLVKDMEEIMRKAYYGEKI; encoded by the coding sequence ATGAATGAGAAAACTTTAAGTCCAAATGGAACCGAAAACAAAACAGCAGAAAAACAAAGTGCTGGATTAGTAAAAGATCCCGTAAAGGAAACTCCAAAAGTTGATGCTATTGCTCATGTCGAAGAACTTGCCAAAAAAGGAGCCATTGCTCTGGAACAATTCCTGGAACTTAATCAGGAACAAGTTGATTATATTGTGGCCAAAGCTTCTGTTGCTGCTATAGACAAACACGGCGAACTTGCTTTGCATGCTGTCGAAGAAACAGGCCGTGGTATTTTTGAAGACAAAGCAACCAAAAACATGTTTGCTGCCGAAAATGTAACCAATAGCTTAAAAAACTTAAAAACCGTAGGGATTATAGGTGAAGATCAATTATCTGGAATTGTAGAAATTGCAGAACCAGTAGGCGTAATTTGTGGTGTTACACCAACAACCAACCCTACTTCTACCACTGTTTTCAAAGCATTAATCGCTCTTAAAACCCGTAATCCAATTATATTTGGTTTCCATCCGTCGGCTCAACAGTGCTCTAAAGCTGCTGCAATTGTAGTTCGCGATGCTGCAGTTGCTGCCGGAGCTCCGGAAAATTGTATTCAATGGATCGAATATCCATCTGTAGAAGCTACCAATTCTTTAATGAACCATCCTACAATTGCCACCATTCTGGCAACCGGAGGAAATGCAATGGTTCGCGCCGCTTATTCTTGTGGTAAACCAGCTCTGGGCGTTGGTGCCGGAAACGTTCCTGCATATATTGAGAAAACCGCCAATATAAAACAAGCCGTTTACGATATCGTACTTTCAAAATCATTTGACTGGGGAATGATATGCGCCTCTGAACAAGCTGCTATTATCGATAAAGAAATTTATGAAGAAACAAAAGCTGCTTTTAAACACCATCATGTTTATTTTGCTAATGAAAAAGAAAAAGCAAAACTTGAAGAATTAATGTTTGGCGTTACTGCAAAAGGTATAAACTGCGGTGGTGCAAAACTAAACTCAAGTGTTGTTGGAAAATCTCCGCAATGGATCGCAGAGCAAGCTGGTTTCTCTGTTCCTGAAAATGTGGTCATCATTGCAGTTGAAGTAACAGAAGTTGGCGTAAATGAACCTCTGACCAGAGAAAAACTTTCTCCTGTTTTGGCGATTCTAAAATCAAATTCAACAGAAGAAGGTATTAAACTATCTGAACAAATGGTAGAATTTGACGGATTAGGTCACTCAGCAGCTATTCATACAAAAGACGAAAAAATAGCTAAAGATTTTGGAGTTGCCGTAAAAGCGATTCGTGTAATCTGGAACTCGCCTTCGACTTTTGGAGGCATCGGAGACGTTTACAATTCATTTATTCCGTCTCTTACCCTTGGCTGCGGGTCTTATGGAAAAAACTCTGTTTCAGGAAATGTTGGTGCAATAAATTTAATAAATATCAAGCGAATTGGTAGAAGAAATAATAATATGCAATGGTTCAAAGTCCCTTCAAAAATCTATTTCGAGCCTAACTCGATTCAATATTTAAAATCAATGCAATCTCTTGACAAAGTAATGATTGTAACTGATTTGATTATGCTAAAACTTGGTTTTGTTCAAAAAATCATAGACGTTTTAAACCGTCGTGCCAACAAAGTCGATGTTAGAATTTTTTCTAATGTAGAGCCGGATCCAAGCATCGAAACGGCCAGAGCAGGTGCAGAAACCATGTGTGAGTTTCAGCCGGATACTATTATTGCGCTGGGCGGAGGATCTGTTATGGATGCTGCAAAAGTTATGTGGCTGCTATACGAACAACCTCAGGTTTCGTTTGATGATGTCAAACAGAAATTCCTGGACATTCGTAAACGTGCCGTGAAGATCCCAACCTTAGGAAAAAAAGCAAAAATGATTTGTATACCAACAACCTCAGGAACAGGTTCAGAAGTAACTCCTTTTGCGGTAATTTCAGATCATTCTGTCAATAAAAAATATCCTTTGGCAGATTATGCTTTTACACCAACTGTTGCGATTATCGACTCTGAGTTGACGAAAACCGTTCCTCCGTCAGTTACTGCAGATACAGGAATGGATGTACTTACGCACGCAACAGAAGCCTATGTTTCGATTGTAGCAAATGATTACACAGACGGACTTGCTCTTCAGGCTATTAAAATGGTATTTCAATATCTGGAAAGAACCTATCTTGACGGTAAAAATGACGACGAAGCGCGCGATAAAATGCACAATGCTTCGACAATTGCAGGTATGGCATTTGCCAATGCGATGTTAGGAATCTCTCATTCTATGGCGCATAAAATTGGCGGAATGTTCCATACACCACACGGTCGTACAAATGCTATTTTATTGCCTTACGTGATTAAATACAATGGCGAAGTTCCAGGAAAACTCTCGGTATGGCCTAAATATTCTACTTATAAAGCAGATCAAAAATATTTCGAAATTTGCCAAATGTTAGGCCTTCCGGCAAAAGGACCAAAAGACGGACCTCAGGTCTATGCTCAGGCCTGTTATGAACTGGGTAAAAAAGTAGGCATAAAAATGAGTTTTAAAGAACAAGGTCTCGATGAAAAAGAATGGCTTGCAAAACTAAACACACTTGCCATGAATGCTTTTGAAGATCAATGTACTCCGGCAAACCCTCGTTTACCTTTGGTAAAAGATATGGAAGAAATTATGCGTAAAGCGTATTACGGAGAAAAAATCTAA
- a CDS encoding S9 family peptidase yields the protein MQNDIMAPQAKEIPKSLKKHKETRIDNYFWLNDRENPEVIDYLNQENSYYQSMTSHTKDLQENLYEEMKGRIKEDDSSVPYFYNGYYYITRFETGQDYPIFSRKKGSLSADEEILFNCNELAKDHAYFKLGGLSVSPNNKFASFGVDIVGRRIYTIQVKNLETGEILADKIENATGGSVWANDNNTIFYTKQDEVTLRADKVFRHKLNTESTADVLVFNETDDTFNVSVSKEKSRKYIVIGSGSTLTTEYRILNSDTPDGEFVVFQPRVRGLEYSISHFEDSFYILTNKDKATNFKLMKTPENKTGKKNWVDLIPHREDVLLEDIEIFKNYLVVEERSNGLNHIRILPWNGDADYYLPFGSETYNAYTTTNIDFDTDVLRYSYQSLATPSSVIDFNMKTKTKEILKEQQVLGGKFDKENYIEERIWATARDGVKVPISMIYRKGLQKNGKNPLLLYAYGSYGITMDTYFSSTRLSLLDRGFVYAIAHIRGGEDLGRQWYEDGKLLKKKNTFTDFIDCSKFVVNENFTSPEHLYAEGGSAGGLLMGVIINEAPELYNGVIAQVPFVDVITTMLDDSIPLTTGEYDEWGNPNNKKYYDYMLSYSPYDNVKAQNYPNMYVSTGLHDSQVQYWEPAKWVAKLRNIKTNNNLLFLDTNMDAGHGGASGRFEALRDLAKEFSFLLDLEKIKS from the coding sequence ATGCAAAACGATATAATGGCTCCACAAGCCAAAGAAATTCCTAAATCATTAAAAAAACATAAAGAGACAAGAATTGACAATTATTTTTGGTTAAATGACCGCGAAAATCCTGAAGTTATCGACTATCTGAATCAGGAAAATTCATATTACCAGAGTATGACATCGCATACAAAAGATCTTCAGGAAAATTTGTATGAAGAGATGAAAGGCAGAATTAAAGAAGATGATTCATCTGTTCCTTATTTTTATAATGGTTACTATTACATCACTCGTTTTGAAACTGGTCAGGATTACCCCATATTTTCAAGAAAAAAAGGAAGCCTTTCGGCAGATGAGGAAATTTTATTCAATTGCAATGAATTGGCAAAAGATCACGCTTACTTTAAACTAGGAGGTTTAAGCGTAAGTCCAAATAATAAATTTGCCAGTTTTGGAGTAGATATTGTGGGAAGAAGAATTTACACTATTCAGGTCAAAAACTTAGAAACAGGAGAAATTTTAGCAGATAAAATCGAAAATGCAACCGGAGGATCTGTTTGGGCAAATGACAATAATACGATTTTCTATACCAAACAAGATGAAGTCACTTTAAGAGCGGATAAGGTTTTTAGACATAAATTAAATACAGAATCTACTGCTGATGTTTTGGTTTTTAATGAAACTGATGATACTTTTAATGTGTCTGTAAGTAAAGAAAAATCAAGAAAATATATTGTAATTGGTTCAGGAAGCACTTTGACGACAGAATACAGAATTTTGAATTCTGATACTCCAGATGGAGAATTTGTGGTGTTTCAGCCTCGTGTACGTGGTTTAGAATACAGTATTTCGCATTTTGAGGACTCTTTTTATATTTTAACGAATAAAGACAAGGCGACCAACTTTAAGTTGATGAAAACGCCTGAAAATAAGACAGGAAAGAAAAACTGGGTTGATCTTATTCCGCATCGTGAAGATGTTTTATTAGAAGATATCGAAATTTTCAAAAATTATTTAGTTGTTGAAGAGCGTTCAAACGGATTAAATCATATTCGCATTCTGCCGTGGAATGGTGATGCCGATTATTACCTTCCTTTTGGCAGCGAAACCTACAATGCTTACACAACTACCAATATCGATTTTGATACAGATGTTTTACGTTATAGCTATCAATCGCTGGCTACGCCTTCATCTGTAATTGATTTTAATATGAAAACTAAAACCAAGGAAATCCTTAAGGAGCAACAGGTTTTAGGCGGAAAATTTGATAAAGAAAATTATATCGAAGAGCGTATTTGGGCAACTGCCAGAGATGGTGTAAAAGTGCCTATTTCGATGATTTATCGTAAAGGATTACAGAAAAACGGTAAAAATCCGTTGTTACTTTACGCGTACGGATCTTACGGAATTACAATGGATACTTATTTCTCATCGACACGACTTTCCTTGTTAGATCGTGGTTTTGTTTACGCCATAGCACATATTAGAGGCGGAGAAGATTTAGGAAGACAGTGGTACGAAGACGGAAAACTGTTAAAAAAGAAAAATACCTTTACAGATTTCATTGATTGCTCTAAATTTGTAGTTAACGAAAATTTTACATCTCCTGAACATTTATATGCTGAAGGAGGATCTGCAGGAGGACTTTTGATGGGCGTAATTATAAATGAAGCTCCGGAATTATATAACGGGGTCATTGCTCAGGTGCCTTTTGTTGACGTTATTACAACAATGTTAGACGACAGTATTCCGTTAACAACTGGAGAATACGACGAATGGGGAAACCCAAATAATAAAAAATATTACGATTATATGTTATCTTACTCACCGTATGATAATGTAAAAGCGCAAAACTATCCTAACATGTACGTTTCTACCGGATTACATGATTCGCAGGTACAATATTGGGAGCCAGCTAAATGGGTAGCGAAGTTGAGAAATATAAAAACAAATAATAATCTTTTATTTTTAGATACCAACATGGATGCCGGACATGGCGGAGCTTCAGGACGTTTTGAGGCTTTAAGAGACTTAGCAAAGGAATTTAGTTTTTTATTAGATTTAGAAAAAATTAAAAGCTAA
- a CDS encoding PLP-dependent cysteine synthase family protein has protein sequence MKEEINAYNNVLELIGNTPLIKLNKITEELEGNFYAKVEAFNPGHSSKDRIALYIIEEAEKKGILTPGDTIIETTSGNTGFSLAMVSIIKGYNCILAVSSKSSKDKIDMLRSLGAKVYVCPAHVSADDERSYYNVAKRLHEETKGSVYINQYFNQLNIDAHYNTTGPEIWEQTKGQITHLVACSGTGGTISGTAKFLKEQNPNIRILGVDAFGSVLKKYHETREFDNKEIYPYRIEGLGKNLIPSATDFDIIDKFIKVTDEESAHSAREITRKEGLFVGYTSGAVMQAIKQYAEEGEFTKDSNIIAIFPDHGSRYMSKVFSDDWMNEQGFFDSVNEEEVQKIEFVK, from the coding sequence ATGAAAGAAGAAATAAACGCTTATAATAATGTTTTAGAGTTAATAGGTAATACCCCACTTATTAAGCTAAATAAAATTACCGAAGAGTTAGAAGGTAATTTCTACGCAAAGGTAGAAGCTTTTAATCCAGGACATTCCTCAAAAGATAGAATAGCGTTATATATTATTGAAGAAGCTGAGAAAAAAGGAATCCTAACGCCAGGTGATACGATCATTGAGACGACATCAGGTAATACGGGCTTTAGTCTGGCAATGGTGAGTATTATAAAAGGGTATAATTGTATTTTAGCAGTAAGCTCAAAATCATCGAAAGATAAAATTGACATGTTGAGAAGTTTAGGAGCAAAGGTTTATGTTTGTCCCGCACACGTATCAGCAGATGATGAGAGATCTTACTACAACGTAGCCAAACGTTTACACGAAGAAACAAAAGGCTCAGTATACATCAATCAGTATTTTAATCAATTGAATATTGATGCCCACTATAACACTACAGGTCCTGAAATTTGGGAACAGACAAAAGGACAAATTACACATCTTGTAGCTTGTAGCGGTACCGGAGGAACGATTTCCGGAACTGCAAAATTCCTGAAAGAGCAAAATCCAAATATTAGAATTCTTGGTGTAGATGCTTTCGGGTCGGTTTTAAAGAAGTACCACGAAACAAGAGAATTCGATAACAAAGAAATTTATCCGTATCGTATAGAAGGTTTAGGTAAAAACCTGATTCCATCTGCTACAGATTTCGACATCATCGACAAGTTCATTAAAGTAACTGATGAGGAAAGTGCTCACTCTGCCAGAGAGATCACCAGAAAAGAAGGATTATTTGTTGGATACACTTCAGGAGCAGTAATGCAGGCTATTAAACAATACGCAGAGGAAGGTGAATTTACGAAAGACAGTAATATTATTGCTATCTTCCCTGATCACGGTTCTCGCTATATGAGTAAAGTATTTAGTGATGACTGGATGAATGAACAAGGATTCTTTGACAGTGTCAATGAAGAGGAAGTTCAAAAAATTGAATTTGTAAAGTAG
- a CDS encoding LamG domain-containing protein, with amino-acid sequence MKKLLLTLMFVSYLNVNAQNPIQEFNFNGTLNNTANTTSFIGANNFVADRAGLVKGAQRLTNKAMEAVVDNLPQGNGPRSVSVWVKLNDIASANYIWGYGTAYNAQYCGLLQQGTTSSNSDLSLAGWGASNDVIVSTPLAKDTWYNYTITYDGKVSKIYRNGELLKSAEGITRSTKGNIFRLGEINTTVGINADIDDLKIYDVALTLEQVIALYNSSKPVRIAAVEPVSTAKTVKKDGVKAKTAPKSASSAIIAPADLNDVPKNVEVFSQGEKIYGSSNNTMSINDLPEGTYLLKITNAPSN; translated from the coding sequence ATGAAAAAATTACTACTCACTTTAATGTTTGTAAGTTATTTGAATGTTAATGCTCAAAATCCAATTCAGGAGTTTAATTTCAATGGGACTTTAAATAATACGGCCAATACCACTTCTTTTATTGGTGCAAACAATTTTGTTGCAGACAGAGCAGGATTGGTAAAAGGAGCGCAACGACTAACTAATAAAGCTATGGAGGCTGTTGTAGACAATCTTCCTCAGGGTAATGGTCCGAGATCAGTTAGTGTATGGGTAAAATTAAATGATATTGCTTCGGCAAATTATATATGGGGTTACGGTACGGCTTATAATGCGCAATACTGTGGCTTATTACAGCAAGGGACGACTTCTTCTAACTCAGATTTAAGTTTAGCGGGTTGGGGAGCTTCTAATGATGTAATTGTTTCTACGCCGCTTGCAAAAGACACATGGTACAATTATACAATAACATACGACGGAAAAGTTTCTAAAATATACCGTAACGGAGAGTTGCTTAAATCTGCAGAAGGAATTACACGCTCTACTAAAGGTAATATTTTTAGGCTTGGTGAAATAAACACTACAGTGGGTATTAATGCTGATATAGACGATTTGAAGATTTACGATGTTGCTTTGACTTTAGAACAGGTTATTGCATTGTACAACAGTTCCAAACCTGTTAGAATCGCTGCTGTTGAACCAGTAAGTACTGCAAAAACAGTAAAAAAAGACGGGGTAAAAGCAAAAACAGCTCCAAAGTCTGCTTCATCGGCAATTATTGCGCCAGCGGATCTTAATGATGTACCTAAAAATGTTGAGGTATTCTCACAAGGAGAAAAGATTTATGGAAGTAGTAATAATACAATGAGTATAAATGATCTTCCTGAAGGAACATATTTGCTAAAAATAACGAATGCACCTTCAAATTAA
- a CDS encoding LamG domain-containing protein yields MKKLLLTLLFVSFLNTNAQNPVQEFNFNGNLNNTDNTISFLGTPNFVNDRIGVAKGAQRLTNKVLQGVVGDLPQDNKPRSISIWVKFNAIASANYIFGYGSAVNTQYFGLLQQAASSGNSDLSLVGWGDTNNIIVSVPLAKDVWYQYTVTYDGAKSKIYRNGELLKSVEGVSRLTKGYILRLGALNGTVGINADIDDLKIYSVAMTDEQVMESYNSSKPTTTAVAENTQSSNAIKKASPVKAVVAAKSLPSVSASTTEANTGSKTVEVFSQGKKIAGSNASNIGDLPEGTYLIKVTNNPSKK; encoded by the coding sequence ATGAAAAAATTATTACTGACATTACTGTTTGTAAGTTTTTTAAATACCAATGCCCAAAATCCGGTTCAGGAATTCAATTTCAACGGAAATTTGAACAATACCGACAATACAATCTCATTTTTAGGTACACCCAATTTTGTAAATGACAGAATAGGCGTTGCAAAAGGAGCACAGCGCCTGACTAATAAAGTTCTGCAGGGTGTAGTGGGAGATCTTCCGCAGGATAATAAACCCAGATCAATATCTATTTGGGTAAAATTCAATGCTATTGCTTCGGCAAATTATATTTTTGGATATGGAAGTGCAGTAAATACCCAGTATTTTGGTTTATTACAACAGGCGGCGTCATCAGGAAATTCAGATTTAAGTCTTGTAGGATGGGGAGATACAAATAATATTATAGTTTCAGTTCCTCTTGCAAAAGACGTTTGGTATCAATACACTGTAACCTATGATGGTGCCAAATCAAAAATATACCGTAACGGCGAATTATTAAAATCTGTTGAAGGTGTTTCGCGCTTAACAAAAGGATACATTTTAAGATTGGGTGCATTAAATGGCACGGTTGGGATTAATGCTGACATAGACGACCTTAAGATATACAGTGTTGCAATGACAGATGAGCAAGTTATGGAATCTTACAACAGTTCGAAACCAACTACTACAGCTGTAGCTGAAAATACTCAGTCTTCTAATGCAATAAAAAAAGCTAGTCCTGTAAAAGCTGTAGTTGCTGCAAAATCGTTACCGTCTGTTTCGGCAAGTACAACTGAAGCAAATACTGGTTCTAAAACCGTTGAGGTTTTCTCGCAAGGAAAAAAAATAGCAGGAAGTAATGCATCTAATATTGGAGATTTACCGGAGGGGACATATTTGATTAAAGTCACAAATAATCCTTCTAAAAAGTAA